The following is a genomic window from Sphingobacterium spiritivorum.
CATTTGTTTCATTGTTGGTTTCGTAGTATGGAAATATGTAATGGGAGCTCCTTCTAACTTCCAGGAAAATAATCCAGAAAACCAACCTCTTCCAGGAAACTACTTAGGAATGGTATACCACGCAGGTGCTATCGTACCTATCCTTATCGGTTTATTCTTAATGGTGTGGGTCTTCTCTATTGAGCGCTTGATCGTTATCAACAAAGCTTCAGGTACTGGTAATGTTGGTAACTTCGTAAGAAAAGTACAAACGTTAATCAACGGTGGTAACATTGACACAGCTATCGCTGAGTGTGACAAACAAAAAGGTTCTGTTGCAAACGTAATCAAAGCAGGTTTATTGAAATACAAAGACGTTTCTGCTAACCCAGGTCTTGATTCAGAAAAATCAGCATTAGCTATCCAGAAAGAAATCGAAGAGACAACAGCATTGGAAATGCCTATGTTGGAGAAAAACTTAAACGTTATAGCAACATTAGTTTCTATCGGTACGTTGACAGGTCTATTAGGTACAGTAACAGGTATGATCAAGGCCTTCTCTGCATTAGCAACAGGTGGTGCTCCGGATTCAGCTAAATTAGCAAACGGTATCTCTGAGGCCCTTATCAATACAGCAACAGGTATTGCGACTTCTACATTCGCTATCGTAATGTATAACATCCTTACTGCAAAAATCGATAAATTAACTTACTCAATTGACGAGGCTGGTTTCTCAATCGTACAAACGTACGCGGCTAACCACAAATAAGAATCTGATGTTTTTTACGATTCTTTTATGGAATCATAAAACGAAAAGCATCATATAGTCAAAGTATATTGAGTAATTAATTTTAGAAGTAAAGAAAAATGGGAAAAGCTAAAGTAAAAAGAACGAGTACGTCAATCGACATGACAGCCATGTGTGACGTATCCTTCTTGCTTCTTACATTCTTCGTATTGACATCTACAGCACGTCAACCGGAAGCATTCCCTGTAGACACACCAGCTTCTACCACAAAAGATAAATTGCCGGATACTAATCTTGGTATTATCACAATCGGTGGAGAAGGAAAAGTGTTCTTCGGAGTGAAAGAACGTGAAGTTCGCAAAAGGATGTTAGAAAGAATGTCGGCGAAGTACAATATTCAATTCTCTCAAGAGGATTACAAAAAATTCGAATTAGCTGAAGATTTTGGTGTTCCGATTAAGAATTTGCGCCAGCTTTTGACACTTGACGTGAGTCAGCGTGTACAGCCGGGAGTGCAAACAGGTATTCCTGTTGATAGTACAGAGAATAATACGAACGAATTGTATCATTGGGTTCAGTCAGCAAGATTAGCGACAGCTGAGATTACAAAAGAAAAAGAAAGCGAGAAGGATTTTGTTGATCCGGGACCGATGAAAATTGCAATCAAAGCAGATGCTAACGAGAAGTATCCATCAATTAATTTAGTAATTGAGACTCTTCGTAACCAAAAGCAGAACAAATTCAGTTTTGTAACAGGTCTAAAAGGTAACGAATAATTAACGTCTCATTTTAATTAAATAGAAGAAAATGGCAGAATTAAATCAAGACTCCGGTAAACAGGGGAAAGGTGGAAAAGTAAGAAGTAAGAAAAATGGTGGTAAAGTCGATTTGACAGCCATGGTTGACCTTGCGTTCTTATTGATTACTTTCTTCATGTTAACTACGTCTTTAAACAAGCCTCAAGCGATGGACGTTGCAATGCCTGATAAGAATAAAATGGACGCTACTGACAATCTGGAGATTGCAGATAACCGCTCTATCACATTATTATTAGGTTCTGACAATAAGATTTTATGGTACTACGGACAATTAAAAAGTCCGATTACCCCTCCTACAGCCATTGATTATGGTAAGGACGGTCTTCGTAAAGTCATTACTGAAATGAAAGCAAGAGTTCCGGCTGCTGCTGGAGGAAAGGATTTGATCGTAGTAATCAGACCTAGTGAGAAATCTGTTCAACGTAATCTTGTCGATGTATTAGACGAGATGAAAATTGTAGATATCAAACGATATATGATTTCAAAAATCACTCCTGAAGAAATAGATGTGTTAAAGCGTGAGAATTTGTATAACGACTAGTTTTATAAAATTTTAAACGCAAAAAAATAAGAAATTATGTTTGGTTCAAAATTAGATTTATTCAAAAAGGAATGGCTAGACGTTGTTTTTGCGAATAGAAATAAGGAATATGGAGCTTACCAGCTTCGTAAACTGGCACCAAGAGCGACTAACGTTGGTTTAGCAGCTGTTATAGGGTTGGTTATCCTTTTGAGTATTCCAAAGATTTTCAACATCAAGTTGATTCCAGATAAGCCGGTAGAACCACCTCCAGTAATCACAGAAGTGACGCTGGAAGATTTGGAGATCCCGGAGCCGCCTAAAGAGGAAGAAGAGCCTCTTCCGGCGGAAGAACAACCACAGCGTATCGCTCAGGAACCACCTGCTGAAGACCTTATCCGTTTTCCGGAGCCTAAAGTAGTTCCTAAAAATCAAGTGAAAGAAGAAGTGGCTGCTCAGGAAGACTTTAAAGACGACAAGAAAACTCCAGCTCGTATTACGCTTAAAGGTACTAAAGGTGCATCCGGCGTTCCGACAGGAGAGTTTGGTCCTAAAAAAGTCGATGGTGCTGTTACTGGTACAGAAAAAGGTTCTCCTGATGGTACCGGTTCAAATGAAATCTTTACTGCGGTAGAGGTGAATCCAGAGCCACCGGGCGGTATGAAAACTTTCATGAAATGGATAGGCGATAACTACCAATACCCTTCTGCTGCATTGGAGCAAGGTGTAAATGGTGTGGTTCAAGTGTCATTCGTTGTAGAGAAAGATGGTAGTCTTACTGACATCAAAGTACAACGTGACTTACAGTATGGTACAGGTCAGGCTGC
Proteins encoded in this region:
- a CDS encoding MotA/TolQ/ExbB proton channel family protein; its protein translation is MANAPKTTSPAKQESGNSGSLFASLAIIICFIVGFVVWKYVMGAPSNFQENNPENQPLPGNYLGMVYHAGAIVPILIGLFLMVWVFSIERLIVINKASGTGNVGNFVRKVQTLINGGNIDTAIAECDKQKGSVANVIKAGLLKYKDVSANPGLDSEKSALAIQKEIEETTALEMPMLEKNLNVIATLVSIGTLTGLLGTVTGMIKAFSALATGGAPDSAKLANGISEALINTATGIATSTFAIVMYNILTAKIDKLTYSIDEAGFSIVQTYAANHK
- a CDS encoding ExbD/TolR family protein; protein product: MGKAKVKRTSTSIDMTAMCDVSFLLLTFFVLTSTARQPEAFPVDTPASTTKDKLPDTNLGIITIGGEGKVFFGVKEREVRKRMLERMSAKYNIQFSQEDYKKFELAEDFGVPIKNLRQLLTLDVSQRVQPGVQTGIPVDSTENNTNELYHWVQSARLATAEITKEKESEKDFVDPGPMKIAIKADANEKYPSINLVIETLRNQKQNKFSFVTGLKGNE
- a CDS encoding ExbD/TolR family protein gives rise to the protein MAELNQDSGKQGKGGKVRSKKNGGKVDLTAMVDLAFLLITFFMLTTSLNKPQAMDVAMPDKNKMDATDNLEIADNRSITLLLGSDNKILWYYGQLKSPITPPTAIDYGKDGLRKVITEMKARVPAAAGGKDLIVVIRPSEKSVQRNLVDVLDEMKIVDIKRYMISKITPEEIDVLKRENLYND
- a CDS encoding energy transducer TonB; the encoded protein is MFGSKLDLFKKEWLDVVFANRNKEYGAYQLRKLAPRATNVGLAAVIGLVILLSIPKIFNIKLIPDKPVEPPPVITEVTLEDLEIPEPPKEEEEPLPAEEQPQRIAQEPPAEDLIRFPEPKVVPKNQVKEEVAAQEDFKDDKKTPARITLKGTKGASGVPTGEFGPKKVDGAVTGTEKGSPDGTGSNEIFTAVEVNPEPPGGMKTFMKWIGDNYQYPSAALEQGVNGVVQVSFVVEKDGSLTDIKVQRDLQYGTGQAAVTLLKKAKKWSPGIQNGRPVRVAYTLPIRLNTINQ